The genomic interval TCGTCGTGCTGGCCGGCGTCCTGGTGATGACCGTGCTCTTCGCCCTCGCCGCCGGATACCTCACCGGTGACCGGCGCACCTCCGGCGCGCCCGAGCCGGCCTGGCCGTTCGCCCCCGGCTCCACCCCGGCACCGGTGGACTCCGGCACCGACCCGGCGAGTCCGAGCAGTTCCCCGTCGGCGGCGCCCCGGACCCCGACGCCGACCTCGGCGCGGCCGAACGGCGGCAAGCCGGCCGCGTCCCGGCCCGCTCCGCCGCGCACCACACCGGCACGGCCCCGGCCGACCACCTCCGCACCGAAGCCGCCCGAGCCGCTGACCGGCCGCTACCGGGTACTCGCCGACTACCGTGACTCGTTCATCGCCGAGGTGCTGGTGCGCAACGAGAGCGGCTCGGCACAGTCCTGGACCGTGGAGCTGCGGTTCCGGCACGAGGTCGACGACCTGCGGGGCTTCTGGGTCGAGGGCGCGCCCCGGCCATCGGTGGACCGCGACGACGGGCGGTGGATCTTCCGCAGCGGTGCACCGCTGGCCGGTGGAGAATCCGATCCGCTGCGGTTCCAGTTCGAACGCTGGGGCGACGGCGAGCGGCCGATCAGCTGCACGGTGAACGGTCGGGCCTGCCAGATCCCGTAGCCGCCCGGAGCACCGCGTCGGCGAGCCGCTTGCCGAGCATCTTGCGTCGCCGTGCCCCGAGCCTCGTCCGCCGCCGTCTCCGCACCCGGCCAGGGTAGGAGCGACGGCCGTCGGGCGCCGCCAAATATCCGGGGTCAGCCGCCGAGGAAGCCGCTCGTGGCGGTGCGGATCGCGGCGACGAAGGCGGCGGTCGCCGGATGGCTGGCGGCGCCGCGCCGGTATGCGATCCGGGTCCGGCGTCGGGTCTCCAGCGGCACCAGCCGGACGCCGACCGGTGGCTGCGCGGCGGCGAGCTGGGGGATCACCGAGACGCCCTGGCCGGCGGCGACCAGGGCCAGCACGGTGGCGAAGTCGTCGGCGTGGTGCCGGGCCCGGGGCGTGAAGCCGGCGGTCCGGCAGACGTGCAGGGTGGCCGTGTGGCAGAGGGTGCCAGGGCTGGCCAGGATCCAGGCCGCGTCCCGGGTCGCCCGCAGCGGGTCGGCGGATTCCGGTTCGCCGGCGGGCACGGCGAGGAAGACCGTCTCGTCCAGCAGCGGTAGCGTCTCCAGCCCGGGATCGGGTTCCACCGGTACGACGTCGTAGTCGTGCAGCAGACCCACGTCGAGC from Plantactinospora sp. BC1 carries:
- a CDS encoding cellulose-binding protein, which encodes MSAPEPTRPRLLAAAPWIVVLAGVLVMTVLFALAAGYLTGDRRTSGAPEPAWPFAPGSTPAPVDSGTDPASPSSSPSAAPRTPTPTSARPNGGKPAASRPAPPRTTPARPRPTTSAPKPPEPLTGRYRVLADYRDSFIAEVLVRNESGSAQSWTVELRFRHEVDDLRGFWVEGAPRPSVDRDDGRWIFRSGAPLAGGESDPLRFQFERWGDGERPISCTVNGRACQIP
- a CDS encoding LysR family transcriptional regulator, producing the protein MLDVRRLRLLRDLARLGTIAAVAQAHTYTPSAVSQQLATLEREAGVPLLERTGRRVTLTTAGRVLVRHAETVLTALEQTTAALAAVATGPTGPLRIGAFPTAVRTLLPATLVALGQQHPGLELRVTELDPVAVPAGLRERRLDVGLLHDYDVVPVEPDPGLETLPLLDETVFLAVPAGEPESADPLRATRDAAWILASPGTLCHTATLHVCRTAGFTPRARHHADDFATVLALVAAGQGVSVIPQLAAAQPPVGVRLVPLETRRRTRIAYRRGAASHPATAAFVAAIRTATSGFLGG